GACGACCGCGCCGCCCCCCGGCTCGCCGAGGCGATGGGCGAGGTCGAGCAGATCGTCATCACCCGCGTCGTCGTCGACCTCGACGAGGTCGACGCCATCGAGGGTGCGGGCCTGGACTTCCTCGTCGGCCTGCACCGGCGCTGGAAGGTCCGCCTGCTCAACACCCCGAACCAGCTGCGCGGGCGCATCCCCCGCATGGCGAGCACCACCACCGCGGACTGAGCCGCACCGGCAGGACGGGGCTCGCGCCGCTCAGCCGGTCCAGTCGAGGCCGACGTCCAGCTGCGGCGAGGAGTGCGTGAGCGCCCCGACGGAGACGAAGTCGACGCCCGTGGCGGCCACCTCGGGGGCGCGGGCCAGGGTGAGACCGCCTGTGGCCTCGAGCAGGACGCGTCCCCCGGGGCCGTCGAGCTCGGCGACGAGCGCGCGCACCGCGGCCACGGTGCGGGCGAGGTCGTCGGGAGTCATGTTGTCGCACATGAGGAACCGGCCGCCGGCGCGGACGACGGCCAGCGCGACCTCGGTGCTCTCCACCTCCACCTCGACCGCGACGTCGGGGCTGGTGCTGCGGACCGCCCGGTAGGCGGCGACCACGGAA
This genomic window from Aquipuribacter hungaricus contains:
- a CDS encoding STAS domain-containing protein — encoded protein: MDDHGVPTPRAPACEVAVQRVGTQVVVRLYGHLDDRAAPRLAEAMGEVEQIVITRVVVDLDEVDAIEGAGLDFLVGLHRRWKVRLLNTPNQLRGRIPRMASTTTAD